In one Papio anubis isolate 15944 chromosome 11, Panubis1.0, whole genome shotgun sequence genomic region, the following are encoded:
- the WBP1L gene encoding WW domain binding protein 1-like isoform X3, which yields MEPSGSVAGLGELDPGAFLDKDAECREELLKDDSSEHGAPDSKEKTPGRHRRFTGDSGIEVCVCNRGHHDDDLKEFNTLIDDALDGPLDFCDSCHVRPPGDEEEGLCQPSEEQAREPGHPHLPRPPACLLLNTINEQDSPNSQSSSSPS from the coding sequence ATGGAGCCCAGTGGCTCTGTGGCCGGCCTGGGGGAACTGGACCCAGGGGCCTTCCTGGACAAGGATGCAGAATGTAGGGAGGAGCTGCTGAAAGATGACAGCTCTGAGCACGGCGCACCCGACAGCAAAGAGAAGACGCCTGGGAGACATCGCCGCTTCACAGGTGACTCGGGCattgaagtgtgtgtgtgcaacCGAGGCCACCATGACGATGACCTCAAAGAGTTCAACACGCTCATCGATGATGCTCTGGATGGGCCCCTGGACTTCTGCGACAGCTGCCATGTGCGGCCCCCTGGTGACGAGGAGGAAGGCCTCTGCCAGCCCTCCGAGGAGCAGGCTCGAGAGCCTGGGCACCCACACCTGCCACGGCCACCCGCATGCCTGCTGCTGAACACCATCAACGAGCAGGACTCTCCCAACTCCCAGAGCAGCAGCTCCCCCAGCTAG
- the WBP1L gene encoding WW domain binding protein 1-like isoform X2 — protein sequence MPFLLGLRQDKEACVGTNNQSYICDTGHCCGQSQCCNYYYELWWFWLVWTIIIILSCCCVCHHRRAKHRLQAQQRQHEINLIAYREAHNYSALPFYFRFLPNYLLPPYEEVVNRPPTPPPPYSAFQLQQQQLLPPQCGPAGGSPPGVDPTRGSQGAQSSPLSGPSRSSTRPPSIADPEPSDLPVDRAATKAPGMEPSGSVAGLGELDPGAFLDKDAECREELLKDDSSEHGAPDSKEKTPGRHRRFTGDSGIEVCVCNRGHHDDDLKEFNTLIDDALDGPLDFCDSCHVRPPGDEEEGLCQPSEEQAREPGHPHLPRPPACLLLNTINEQDSPNSQSSSSPS from the exons gatAAGGAAGCCTGTGTGGGTACCAACAATCAAAGCTACATCTGTGACACAGGACACTGCTGTGGACAGTCTCAGTGCTGCAACTACTACTATGAACTCTGGT GGTTCTGGCTGGTGTggaccatcatcatcatcctgaGCTGCTGCTGTGTCTGCCACCACCGCCGAGCCAAGCACCGCCTTCAGGCCCAGCAGCGGCAACATGAAATCAACCTGATCGCCTACCGAGAAGCCCACAATTACTCAGCGCTGCCATTTTATTTCA GGTTTTTGCCAAACTATTTACTACCTCCTTATGAGGAAGTGGTGAACCGACCTCCAACTCCTCCCCCACCATACAGTGCCTTCCAgctacagcagcagcagctgctgcctccACAGTGTGGCCCTGCAGGTGGCAGTCCCCCGGGCGTCGATCCCACCAGGGGATCCCAGGGGGCACAGAGCAGCCCCTTGTCTGGGCCCAGCAGAAGCAGCACAAGACCCCCAAGCATCGCTGACCCTGAGCCCTCTGACCTACCAGTTGACCGAGCAGCCACCAAAGCCCCGGGGATGGAGCCCAGTGGCTCTGTGGCCGGCCTGGGGGAACTGGACCCAGGGGCCTTCCTGGACAAGGATGCAGAATGTAGGGAGGAGCTGCTGAAAGATGACAGCTCTGAGCACGGCGCACCCGACAGCAAAGAGAAGACGCCTGGGAGACATCGCCGCTTCACAGGTGACTCGGGCattgaagtgtgtgtgtgcaacCGAGGCCACCATGACGATGACCTCAAAGAGTTCAACACGCTCATCGATGATGCTCTGGATGGGCCCCTGGACTTCTGCGACAGCTGCCATGTGCGGCCCCCTGGTGACGAGGAGGAAGGCCTCTGCCAGCCCTCCGAGGAGCAGGCTCGAGAGCCTGGGCACCCACACCTGCCACGGCCACCCGCATGCCTGCTGCTGAACACCATCAACGAGCAGGACTCTCCCAACTCCCAGAGCAGCAGCTCCCCCAGCTAG
- the WBP1L gene encoding WW domain binding protein 1-like isoform X1, with the protein MERRRFLGGMALLLLQALPSPLSARAEPPQDKEACVGTNNQSYICDTGHCCGQSQCCNYYYELWWFWLVWTIIIILSCCCVCHHRRAKHRLQAQQRQHEINLIAYREAHNYSALPFYFRFLPNYLLPPYEEVVNRPPTPPPPYSAFQLQQQQLLPPQCGPAGGSPPGVDPTRGSQGAQSSPLSGPSRSSTRPPSIADPEPSDLPVDRAATKAPGMEPSGSVAGLGELDPGAFLDKDAECREELLKDDSSEHGAPDSKEKTPGRHRRFTGDSGIEVCVCNRGHHDDDLKEFNTLIDDALDGPLDFCDSCHVRPPGDEEEGLCQPSEEQAREPGHPHLPRPPACLLLNTINEQDSPNSQSSSSPS; encoded by the exons gatAAGGAAGCCTGTGTGGGTACCAACAATCAAAGCTACATCTGTGACACAGGACACTGCTGTGGACAGTCTCAGTGCTGCAACTACTACTATGAACTCTGGT GGTTCTGGCTGGTGTggaccatcatcatcatcctgaGCTGCTGCTGTGTCTGCCACCACCGCCGAGCCAAGCACCGCCTTCAGGCCCAGCAGCGGCAACATGAAATCAACCTGATCGCCTACCGAGAAGCCCACAATTACTCAGCGCTGCCATTTTATTTCA GGTTTTTGCCAAACTATTTACTACCTCCTTATGAGGAAGTGGTGAACCGACCTCCAACTCCTCCCCCACCATACAGTGCCTTCCAgctacagcagcagcagctgctgcctccACAGTGTGGCCCTGCAGGTGGCAGTCCCCCGGGCGTCGATCCCACCAGGGGATCCCAGGGGGCACAGAGCAGCCCCTTGTCTGGGCCCAGCAGAAGCAGCACAAGACCCCCAAGCATCGCTGACCCTGAGCCCTCTGACCTACCAGTTGACCGAGCAGCCACCAAAGCCCCGGGGATGGAGCCCAGTGGCTCTGTGGCCGGCCTGGGGGAACTGGACCCAGGGGCCTTCCTGGACAAGGATGCAGAATGTAGGGAGGAGCTGCTGAAAGATGACAGCTCTGAGCACGGCGCACCCGACAGCAAAGAGAAGACGCCTGGGAGACATCGCCGCTTCACAGGTGACTCGGGCattgaagtgtgtgtgtgcaacCGAGGCCACCATGACGATGACCTCAAAGAGTTCAACACGCTCATCGATGATGCTCTGGATGGGCCCCTGGACTTCTGCGACAGCTGCCATGTGCGGCCCCCTGGTGACGAGGAGGAAGGCCTCTGCCAGCCCTCCGAGGAGCAGGCTCGAGAGCCTGGGCACCCACACCTGCCACGGCCACCCGCATGCCTGCTGCTGAACACCATCAACGAGCAGGACTCTCCCAACTCCCAGAGCAGCAGCTCCCCCAGCTAG